A window of Bacteroidota bacterium contains these coding sequences:
- a CDS encoding methylglyoxal synthase: MKTLALVAHDGKKADIVAFAMKNKTFLDGYELVATRSTGQLLRDKCGLKVTQLASGPYGGDAEIAALVVQKKVHGVVFIVDPLDKHPHDPDILMLMRVCNVHDVPLASNIATAELLVKGLER; the protein is encoded by the coding sequence ATGAAAACCCTTGCCCTCGTCGCCCATGATGGAAAAAAGGCCGATATCGTGGCCTTTGCCATGAAGAATAAAACCTTTTTGGATGGATATGAACTGGTCGCCACCCGATCGACCGGTCAGTTACTGCGTGATAAGTGCGGATTGAAAGTCACCCAGCTTGCCTCGGGTCCGTATGGGGGTGATGCTGAGATCGCAGCGCTGGTGGTGCAAAAGAAGGTTCACGGCGTGGTTTTCATTGTGGATCCGCTCGATAAACACCCGCACGACCCTGACATTCTGATGCTCATGCGGGTCTGCAACGTTCACGATGTCCCGCTTGCCTCGAACATTGCCACAGCGGAGCTGCTGGTGAAGGGGCTGGAAAGGTAG